Proteins found in one Promicromonospora sukumoe genomic segment:
- a CDS encoding tyrosine-type recombinase/integrase: MTEKRGFGMVERRKNARTGRTTGFRARYVGPDTAKHSLTFTAKVDAEAWLSREESLIARGEWTPPGWRTAAVSITVDQYAERNLVLRHLSPRSREEYDRYRERFITDKPIGRAGLRSVTSTDVTAWLTDVRAATGPTMAARVYGFLSSIFNAALRDGLVDRSPCTVRGASGAPRASAKAIATPAEVAALLGHLPERYRVMVLLAAWSGLRSGELRNLRRRDVGVAGGTVSVHSQVQNLRGQGKVVRDVKTAAARRVVALPPAVASVLKEHLGSAAQPGPDGLVFPSTVGTPISQSTFWEAWDKARKAIGRPDLRLHDLRTTAATLAAGTGATIAELMARLGHTTPNAAMRYQTAVQGADARIAGALDGLVVLPASAGTTA, translated from the coding sequence ATGACAGAGAAGCGTGGTTTCGGGATGGTCGAGCGTCGCAAGAACGCCCGGACTGGCAGGACGACGGGCTTCCGTGCCCGGTACGTCGGACCGGACACGGCAAAGCACTCGCTGACGTTCACCGCGAAGGTCGACGCCGAGGCATGGCTGTCTCGGGAAGAAAGCTTGATCGCTCGTGGGGAGTGGACGCCGCCGGGGTGGCGAACCGCTGCCGTGTCGATCACGGTGGACCAGTACGCGGAACGCAACCTCGTCCTGCGGCACTTGTCGCCGCGCAGCCGGGAGGAGTACGACCGCTACCGGGAGCGGTTCATCACGGACAAGCCGATCGGGCGTGCCGGGCTTCGGTCGGTGACGTCGACGGACGTCACGGCGTGGCTGACCGACGTACGGGCCGCTACGGGCCCGACGATGGCTGCCCGCGTCTACGGGTTCCTCTCCTCGATTTTCAACGCTGCCCTCCGTGACGGGTTGGTGGACCGGAGCCCGTGCACCGTCCGCGGAGCCTCCGGCGCACCGCGAGCCTCGGCCAAGGCCATCGCGACGCCAGCGGAGGTCGCTGCCCTGCTGGGGCACCTTCCCGAGCGGTATCGGGTGATGGTGCTCCTTGCGGCTTGGAGCGGCCTGCGGTCGGGCGAACTGCGTAACCTCCGTCGGAGGGACGTAGGCGTGGCAGGCGGGACCGTGAGTGTGCACAGCCAGGTCCAGAACCTTCGTGGGCAGGGCAAGGTCGTACGAGACGTCAAGACGGCCGCTGCGCGCCGTGTAGTGGCCTTGCCGCCCGCTGTGGCGTCCGTTCTCAAGGAACACCTTGGCAGCGCCGCACAGCCCGGCCCAGACGGGCTCGTGTTCCCGTCGACGGTGGGGACACCAATCTCGCAGTCGACGTTCTGGGAAGCCTGGGACAAGGCGCGCAAAGCAATCGGCCGACCGGATCTGCGGCTGCACGACCTGCGCACCACGGCCGCCACGCTCGCCGCAGGCACGGGGGCGACCATCGCCGAACTCATGGCTCGGCTTGGACATACGACGCCGAACGCAGCCATGCGCTACCAGACGGCAGTGCAAGGTGCAGATGCTCGGATCGCCGGGGCTCTGGACGGACTCGTGGTGCTTCCCGCGTCAGCCGGCACCACCGCCTGA
- a CDS encoding glycine-rich domain-containing protein, translating into MTTTTARELREGRSLVEPELFHRLVRRVAEEHDHDPGMAARIVDQALAFLGTTATHQGRPLSPSDIVDPGWHEFILHTVDYTAFCEQIAGRFLHHVPTDPQDPSTRGDSAHDAIQYTVDAIAEAGFYVDTDLWPTAHSVACSQCHQGCTSSTTP; encoded by the coding sequence ATGACCACCACCACCGCACGAGAACTGCGAGAGGGCCGGTCGCTCGTCGAGCCGGAGCTGTTCCACCGGCTCGTCCGGCGAGTCGCCGAGGAGCACGACCACGACCCGGGCATGGCGGCACGGATCGTGGACCAGGCTCTGGCGTTCCTGGGCACCACCGCCACCCACCAGGGCCGGCCCTTGTCGCCGTCCGACATCGTGGACCCGGGGTGGCACGAGTTCATCCTGCACACCGTTGACTACACCGCGTTCTGCGAGCAGATTGCTGGACGGTTCCTGCACCACGTGCCCACCGACCCTCAGGACCCGTCGACCCGGGGCGACTCCGCTCACGACGCGATCCAGTACACGGTGGACGCGATCGCCGAGGCCGGGTTCTACGTCGACACTGACCTGTGGCCCACCGCGCACTCGGTCGCCTGCTCGCAGTGCCACCAGGGCTGCACCAGCTCCACCACACCCTGA
- a CDS encoding HAD family hydrolase, with translation MSTATTTSTRALVALDIDGTLVDGEQRITTGTVEALDLVRAAGHEIVPASGRSLAGLLPIVTRLGLTHGWAVCSNGAVTVRLDRAAPSGYDVVEARTFDPAPVIRRALDLAPAVHIAIEEVGWGWRTSGVFEPGELNGQQKTVLLTDLMAEPATRVVLTAPGIRRYTDALRACGVTVAAQGPDWLDVTAAGVNKAVALDTVRAHLGIPADRTVAVGDGVNDLDMLAWAARSVAMGQAPAIVRSAAGETTDSIDQAGVLPVLASLIPAVDHTLSRLAAQIATAERIAPGPVVLRVWHGSGPDLARCEAWTLQDGHWVRHAPIPSGVGVTMRAIETAALDAGMPFPRGEEGRRRAWWRSVTADGPAGFELPLSGL, from the coding sequence ATGAGCACGGCGACAACCACCAGCACTCGCGCCCTGGTCGCTCTCGACATCGACGGAACCTTGGTGGACGGCGAGCAGCGGATAACTACGGGCACGGTCGAGGCTCTGGACCTGGTCCGCGCAGCGGGGCACGAGATCGTGCCTGCTTCGGGCCGTTCCCTGGCCGGGCTGTTGCCGATCGTCACCCGGCTGGGTCTGACACACGGGTGGGCGGTGTGCTCCAACGGAGCCGTGACCGTGCGTCTCGACCGGGCTGCGCCTTCCGGGTATGACGTGGTCGAGGCACGCACCTTCGATCCTGCACCTGTGATCCGTCGTGCCCTGGACCTTGCCCCGGCCGTGCACATCGCGATCGAAGAGGTCGGGTGGGGGTGGCGCACCAGCGGCGTCTTCGAGCCCGGCGAACTGAACGGGCAGCAGAAGACCGTCCTACTGACCGATCTGATGGCCGAACCAGCGACGCGGGTCGTGCTCACCGCGCCCGGTATCCGCCGGTACACCGACGCCCTACGCGCTTGCGGGGTTACCGTCGCTGCACAGGGCCCGGATTGGCTCGACGTGACTGCAGCGGGCGTGAACAAGGCCGTCGCACTCGACACCGTCCGCGCCCACCTGGGCATCCCCGCCGATCGGACGGTGGCGGTCGGAGACGGGGTCAACGATCTGGACATGCTGGCCTGGGCCGCACGCTCGGTCGCGATGGGCCAGGCGCCCGCGATCGTGCGCAGCGCAGCCGGAGAGACCACCGACAGCATCGATCAGGCCGGGGTGCTCCCCGTGCTCGCTTCCCTGATCCCGGCCGTGGACCACACGCTGTCGCGGCTGGCCGCCCAGATTGCTACCGCTGAGCGCATCGCGCCGGGGCCGGTGGTGCTGCGGGTGTGGCATGGCAGCGGACCCGACCTGGCCCGCTGCGAGGCCTGGACCCTCCAGGACGGCCACTGGGTGCGGCATGCGCCGATCCCGTCCGGAGTCGGGGTCACGATGCGGGCCATCGAGACCGCCGCCCTAGACGCCGGGATGCCGTTCCCGCGTGGCGAGGAGGGCCGCCGTCGAGCGTGGTGGCGCAGCGTGACCGCTGATGGCCCGGCTGGGTTCGAGCTACCCCTGAGCGGCCTGTAA
- a CDS encoding helix-turn-helix domain-containing protein: MTDLAENLARLRKAKDLSQEALAERAGVGVDTVARIERGTRTTCRPATLHRLAAALSVPAQALLTGDDHRQSALATNAEMVRLRQAITSGGLVPGLSDFAENTETVSLTGAERQTTAVWRLYVDGRHTELLALLPGVLADARRLVETNHGDEAAAGRRLLATTYRIAAGIAGRLGQDDLAWTAAERALDVARSSDDPELQEAIALRYLAWTLVRQGRENEAEQVATNAAEAIQPTMLDAEPVRTAVFGNLLFNAATAAVKAGAVHRAADLLAEARSAAARTMTSVVTEAAIFSPRAVALQEVDHWSRSNDPETALHQAATLQSVPGQLPAFWEAGSALHIASASLKTRRYDEALHHLDQAHRLAPDWATSQPLGVITMRALLDRATRRRGPRFAALADAFGAS, from the coding sequence ATGACGGACCTCGCCGAGAACCTTGCACGACTACGCAAGGCCAAGGACCTGTCACAAGAAGCGCTCGCCGAGCGTGCCGGAGTGGGTGTCGACACGGTGGCGCGCATTGAACGCGGTACCCGTACCACCTGTCGCCCGGCCACGCTTCACCGCCTCGCGGCAGCGCTTTCCGTCCCTGCCCAGGCGCTTCTTACAGGAGACGACCACCGGCAGTCGGCTCTGGCGACCAATGCGGAGATGGTCAGGCTGCGGCAAGCCATCACCAGCGGCGGCCTGGTCCCGGGTCTGTCTGACTTCGCGGAGAACACCGAAACTGTGTCGTTGACCGGCGCGGAGCGTCAGACCACGGCGGTATGGCGGCTCTACGTGGACGGGCGCCACACCGAGCTGCTGGCGTTGCTCCCCGGTGTGCTCGCTGACGCCCGCCGGCTGGTCGAGACAAACCACGGCGATGAAGCCGCTGCCGGACGGCGCCTCCTGGCCACCACGTATCGCATCGCGGCGGGAATCGCCGGCCGCCTGGGCCAGGACGACCTGGCATGGACGGCGGCAGAACGAGCACTCGACGTCGCACGCAGTTCAGATGACCCCGAACTTCAAGAAGCCATCGCGCTGCGCTACCTCGCCTGGACCCTGGTCCGACAAGGCCGGGAGAACGAAGCCGAACAGGTCGCAACGAACGCCGCCGAGGCCATCCAGCCCACGATGCTCGATGCAGAACCGGTGCGTACCGCCGTGTTCGGAAACCTGCTGTTCAACGCGGCCACCGCTGCCGTCAAGGCTGGTGCTGTGCACCGGGCGGCCGATCTGCTGGCCGAGGCGCGGTCGGCCGCCGCTAGGACCATGACCAGCGTCGTGACCGAAGCGGCGATCTTCAGCCCGCGCGCGGTCGCGCTTCAAGAAGTCGACCACTGGTCACGGAGCAACGACCCTGAGACGGCGCTCCACCAGGCGGCCACCTTGCAGTCGGTGCCCGGCCAGCTCCCTGCATTCTGGGAGGCCGGTTCCGCCTTGCACATCGCGTCCGCCTCCCTCAAGACCAGGCGATACGACGAGGCGCTGCACCACCTCGACCAGGCCCATCGCCTCGCCCCAGACTGGGCCACCAGCCAACCCCTGGGCGTCATCACAATGCGCGCGCTGCTCGACCGCGCCACCAGACGACGCGGACCCCGATTCGCCGCACTCGCCGATGCCTTCGGCGCGTCCTGA
- a CDS encoding aminoglycoside phosphotransferase family protein has translation MHRRSWEDLPSTLRRAVEAETGTVVRAEAPSAGRNSTFAAFLHTANGSVFVKGVPNYDRLVTVHEHEIQVNARLRDAVREAPRLLWVVRAEGWLLAGYETVPGEHADLTPGSPDLPAVVYALSQLARQLTPSPAAGVAPLRKRYARLAGWQWLAEHHPDQLDAWEQQHLDLLVQSDAEVPSSLLGDSLVHGDIHQLNLLVTGDQVRLIDWAWSRIGPPWVDAALLVPRLIGERHEPADAESLVSDTWGMKHPSATPDALTAFAATTYGQWRRLAIEFPSPHREAALRGACQWTRYRLHGNKKPS, from the coding sequence ATGCACCGCCGCTCATGGGAGGACCTACCCAGCACACTGCGCCGCGCCGTCGAAGCCGAGACCGGGACCGTGGTCCGTGCCGAGGCGCCATCGGCAGGGCGTAACTCGACCTTCGCCGCGTTCCTGCACACGGCAAACGGGTCGGTGTTCGTCAAGGGTGTTCCTAACTATGACCGGCTGGTGACGGTGCACGAACACGAGATCCAGGTCAACGCCCGACTGCGCGACGCGGTGCGTGAGGCGCCTCGCCTGTTGTGGGTCGTGCGTGCCGAGGGATGGCTGCTCGCCGGGTACGAGACCGTGCCCGGCGAGCACGCCGACCTCACACCCGGCTCACCGGACCTCCCGGCCGTGGTCTATGCCCTCTCCCAGCTCGCACGGCAACTCACTCCGAGCCCTGCCGCTGGCGTCGCACCGCTGCGCAAGCGGTACGCACGCCTGGCAGGGTGGCAGTGGCTCGCAGAGCACCACCCGGACCAGCTCGACGCCTGGGAGCAGCAGCACCTCGATCTACTGGTCCAGTCCGACGCCGAGGTACCAAGCAGCCTGCTCGGGGATTCCCTGGTCCACGGCGACATCCACCAGCTCAACCTGCTCGTCACCGGCGACCAGGTCCGCCTAATCGACTGGGCATGGTCCCGAATCGGCCCGCCTTGGGTCGACGCCGCGCTACTCGTTCCCCGACTGATCGGCGAAAGGCACGAACCGGCCGACGCCGAAAGCCTGGTGTCCGACACCTGGGGCATGAAGCACCCCAGCGCCACCCCAGACGCCCTCACGGCGTTCGCCGCGACCACCTACGGCCAATGGCGTCGCCTGGCAATTGAGTTCCCCAGCCCACACCGTGAGGCAGCCCTGCGCGGTGCGTGCCAGTGGACCCGATACCGACTCCACGGCAACAAGAAGCCGTCGTAG
- a CDS encoding aminotransferase class IV yields the protein MTVIWTEGRMVAPGEAALSAVDHGITVGDGVFETCAVLNGQAFALTRHLARLERSASGMGMAPLDLRKVRDGVDAVLSASPDAGRLRITVTDGIGPLGSGRSDTPQTVVVAATEAVVVHTGRAARSPWTRNENSAVAGLKTTSYAENVVALADAIGKGADESVFANTAGDLCEGTGSNVFLELDGELVTPPLSVGCLAGITRELLLEWGAEAGLPVREAKDGELPFSVLDRVSAGEAQMLLTGSVRNVQPTVWLDGADLRIGELSAAARDLFERNMRERTDP from the coding sequence ATGACGGTCATCTGGACAGAGGGGCGCATGGTCGCGCCCGGCGAGGCCGCGCTCAGCGCGGTGGACCACGGCATCACGGTCGGCGACGGCGTCTTCGAGACCTGCGCCGTCCTGAACGGGCAGGCGTTCGCGCTGACGCGGCACCTGGCGCGCCTGGAGCGGTCGGCGTCCGGCATGGGCATGGCGCCGCTGGACCTGCGCAAGGTGCGCGACGGCGTGGACGCCGTCCTGTCCGCGTCGCCCGACGCCGGCCGCCTGCGCATCACGGTGACCGACGGCATCGGGCCGCTGGGCTCGGGCCGCTCGGACACCCCGCAGACGGTCGTGGTGGCGGCGACGGAGGCCGTCGTCGTACACACCGGACGGGCCGCGCGCTCCCCGTGGACGCGCAACGAGAACAGTGCCGTCGCGGGCCTGAAGACGACGTCGTACGCCGAGAACGTGGTGGCGCTGGCCGACGCGATCGGCAAGGGCGCCGACGAGTCCGTCTTCGCGAACACCGCGGGCGACCTGTGCGAGGGCACCGGCTCGAACGTGTTCCTGGAGCTCGACGGCGAGCTGGTCACTCCCCCGCTGAGCGTCGGCTGCCTGGCCGGCATCACGCGCGAGCTGCTGCTCGAGTGGGGCGCCGAGGCGGGGCTGCCCGTGCGCGAGGCCAAGGACGGCGAGCTGCCGTTCTCGGTGCTCGACCGGGTCTCGGCCGGCGAGGCGCAGATGCTGCTGACCGGCTCGGTCCGCAACGTGCAGCCGACGGTGTGGCTCGACGGCGCCGACCTGCGGATCGGCGAGCTCTCGGCCGCCGCGCGCGACCTGTTCGAGCGGAACATGCGCGAGCGAACCGACCCCTGA
- a CDS encoding NUDIX domain-containing protein yields the protein MKLLPFDEYVASLPRKRMSAGVLLYDDAGRVVLVEPSYKPEWDIPGGVVDDGEAPWHAASRELTEELGLVRQQMRPLVIDHEAPTDDGMPDGIAWVFDDGAISEHKLAALSLDDPEVVSVGLYRLDEVTGKTTGPLARRLSTALAAVKSSLAPVLCDDGVPISGTP from the coding sequence GTGAAGCTGCTGCCTTTCGACGAGTACGTCGCCTCGCTCCCGCGCAAGCGCATGTCCGCGGGTGTCCTGCTGTATGACGACGCGGGCCGGGTCGTCCTCGTCGAGCCGTCGTACAAGCCGGAGTGGGATATCCCCGGCGGTGTCGTAGACGATGGTGAGGCGCCCTGGCATGCCGCTTCACGTGAGCTGACCGAAGAGCTCGGGCTCGTGCGCCAGCAGATGCGACCTCTGGTCATCGACCACGAGGCCCCTACGGACGACGGGATGCCGGACGGCATCGCCTGGGTCTTCGACGACGGCGCCATCAGCGAACACAAGTTGGCGGCGCTGTCACTTGATGACCCCGAGGTCGTCTCGGTGGGCCTGTACCGGCTGGACGAGGTCACCGGCAAGACGACCGGCCCGCTTGCCCGCAGGTTGTCGACCGCGCTCGCCGCTGTGAAGAGCAGTCTTGCCCCGGTCCTGTGCGACGACGGAGTGCCAATCTCGGGTACGCCATGA
- a CDS encoding chorismate-binding protein produces the protein MTGATGWASFDGRVATDAVECVDVLEQPERLETGTWFVVADFEGRARAWRFARVHDAVDAPAGASTRWHGPPSETWTSSMDQAAYEAAVERVREYVRDGEVYQANICRVLSAPLAAGADAAGRLAEPDARALAARLAAGNPAPHAAAVHVPATSGLDPVWVVSASPELYLAVSDGPDGTFVESGPIKGTARTPDGLTEKDRAENVMITDLVRNDLQTVSRPGTVAVTSLLAVEQHPGLVHLVSRVRGTLADDVVRPGELWRRLLAGTFPPGSVSGAPKSSALRIIRELETAPRGPYCGAVGWVDGGRASLAVGIRTFWWADGVLRFGTGAGITWGSDPTAEWHETELKAERLVALASS, from the coding sequence GTGACGGGCGCCACCGGCTGGGCGAGCTTCGACGGACGCGTCGCGACCGACGCCGTCGAGTGCGTCGACGTGCTGGAACAGCCGGAACGCCTGGAGACCGGCACGTGGTTCGTCGTCGCCGACTTCGAGGGACGGGCGCGCGCATGGCGCTTCGCCCGGGTGCACGACGCCGTGGATGCGCCCGCGGGCGCATCCACCAGGTGGCACGGACCGCCGTCCGAAACGTGGACGTCCTCGATGGACCAGGCCGCCTACGAGGCCGCCGTCGAACGCGTCCGCGAGTACGTGCGCGACGGCGAGGTCTACCAGGCCAACATCTGCCGGGTGCTGTCCGCTCCCCTTGCCGCCGGGGCCGACGCGGCCGGCCGGCTCGCCGAGCCCGACGCCCGGGCGCTCGCCGCGCGGCTGGCCGCCGGCAACCCGGCACCGCACGCCGCGGCCGTCCACGTGCCCGCCACGTCCGGGCTGGACCCCGTGTGGGTGGTGAGCGCGTCGCCGGAGCTGTACCTGGCCGTGTCGGACGGGCCGGACGGCACGTTCGTGGAGTCCGGCCCGATCAAGGGCACCGCCCGCACGCCCGACGGCCTCACGGAGAAGGACCGCGCCGAGAACGTGATGATCACGGACCTGGTGCGCAACGACCTGCAGACCGTCAGCCGCCCCGGCACGGTCGCGGTCACGTCGCTCCTCGCGGTCGAGCAGCACCCCGGCCTGGTCCACCTGGTCTCGCGGGTGCGCGGCACCCTGGCCGACGACGTCGTCCGCCCCGGCGAGCTGTGGCGCAGGCTGCTGGCCGGCACCTTCCCGCCCGGCTCGGTCTCGGGCGCCCCGAAGTCGAGCGCGCTGCGGATCATCCGCGAGCTGGAGACCGCCCCGCGCGGCCCCTACTGCGGCGCGGTGGGCTGGGTCGACGGCGGCCGGGCGTCGCTCGCCGTCGGCATCCGGACCTTCTGGTGGGCCGACGGCGTGCTGCGGTTCGGCACGGGCGCCGGCATCACCTGGGGCTCCGACCCGACGGCGGAGTGGCACGAGACCGAGCTCAAGGCGGAGCGGCTGGTCGCGCTGGCGTCGTCCTGA
- a CDS encoding dihydrofolate reductase family protein: protein MGIVKADLAVSLDGYSAGHDQSLEHPFGPLAGERLHTWMFEHGDAHQAERDAIVGAGAYIMGRNMFTAGRGEWDLDWTGWWGEDPPYHGPVFVLTHHPRESVEMKGGTTFHFVTDGIESALAQAREAAGDREISVTGGATTVNEYLAAGHIDELRLHVVPFTLGSGTRVFDGVPPIEFSSTSVRHTPEVTHVTLRR, encoded by the coding sequence ATGGGAATCGTCAAAGCAGACCTGGCAGTTTCGCTCGACGGCTACTCGGCCGGCCACGACCAGAGCCTGGAGCACCCGTTCGGGCCGCTCGCGGGCGAGCGGCTGCACACCTGGATGTTCGAGCACGGCGACGCGCACCAGGCCGAGAGGGACGCCATCGTCGGCGCGGGCGCGTACATCATGGGCCGCAACATGTTCACGGCCGGCCGCGGTGAGTGGGACCTCGACTGGACGGGCTGGTGGGGCGAGGACCCGCCGTACCACGGGCCGGTCTTCGTGCTCACGCACCACCCGCGCGAGTCGGTCGAGATGAAGGGCGGCACCACGTTCCACTTCGTCACCGACGGCATCGAGAGCGCGCTCGCCCAGGCTCGGGAGGCGGCCGGGGACAGGGAGATCTCCGTCACCGGTGGGGCCACCACCGTGAACGAGTACCTCGCCGCCGGACACATCGACGAGCTGCGCCTGCACGTGGTCCCGTTCACGCTCGGCTCCGGCACCCGCGTGTTCGACGGCGTGCCGCCCATCGAGTTCTCGTCCACGAGCGTGCGGCACACCCCGGAGGTGACCCACGTGACGCTGCGCCGGTGA